In Rhodopirellula bahusiensis, a single window of DNA contains:
- a CDS encoding outer membrane protein assembly factor BamB family protein: protein MIDPRACFLFPSRRFASFLAVALALVTFPQGWAESPLTQPNWPRFLNDDFSGSAKLTDSAPESIASLDWNDPPKFHWALEVGDGYGIGVVRGENYFHFDATEDSERIRKIDLATGAVRWSRSYPLDYRDMYGYETGPRCSPTIAEQSDDFGDAQIFTYGVAGQLTVWSCDSGEQQWTVNLNEKYDVVQNFFGVGSAPLIIGDQVIVMVGGSPEDQQSLAPGRLDRVVPQGTLMVSLDRATGEILWTGGDDLASYSSPRTITVDGKQYLLMFARDHLWVLDPTDGKSLGKVYHRADILESVNAIIPVVDGNRVLISDCYDAGSAVYDIAVKDVNATFETVWKDPVGRRRSQSLRSHMSTPILHEGNLYACSGRNAPDSDFRCVDFATGEVKWTALDRRRSTATRFGDVLLVLRETGSLHIIRATPDQFEELAVWELESAGGDRPALQFPCWSAPVLIGNRMLIRGDRTVLCLSLPEHDPS, encoded by the coding sequence ATGATCGATCCACGAGCCTGCTTCCTGTTTCCTTCCCGTCGGTTTGCCAGCTTTCTAGCAGTCGCGTTGGCGCTTGTGACGTTTCCGCAGGGGTGGGCCGAATCGCCGCTGACCCAGCCGAACTGGCCTCGATTTCTCAACGATGATTTCAGTGGCAGTGCGAAGCTGACGGACTCGGCTCCCGAGTCGATTGCTTCTTTGGATTGGAACGATCCGCCCAAATTTCATTGGGCTCTGGAAGTGGGAGACGGCTATGGCATTGGAGTGGTTCGGGGCGAAAACTACTTTCACTTCGATGCGACCGAAGATTCCGAACGGATTCGCAAGATCGATCTCGCCACCGGAGCCGTCCGCTGGTCTCGTTCGTATCCTCTGGATTACCGAGACATGTATGGATACGAAACCGGGCCGCGATGCAGCCCAACCATCGCCGAACAGTCAGACGACTTCGGTGACGCCCAAATTTTCACCTACGGTGTTGCCGGACAACTCACCGTGTGGAGTTGCGACTCGGGCGAGCAACAATGGACCGTCAATCTGAATGAGAAGTACGACGTCGTGCAGAACTTCTTTGGTGTCGGTTCGGCTCCATTGATCATCGGCGATCAAGTCATCGTGATGGTCGGTGGTAGTCCGGAAGACCAACAATCGCTCGCCCCCGGAAGATTGGACCGAGTTGTTCCGCAAGGGACGCTGATGGTATCGCTGGATCGAGCGACAGGCGAAATCCTTTGGACCGGCGGCGATGACTTGGCCAGCTACAGCAGCCCACGAACCATCACCGTGGACGGCAAGCAATATCTGCTGATGTTCGCGCGAGATCACTTGTGGGTGTTGGACCCAACCGACGGGAAATCGCTCGGCAAGGTTTATCACCGGGCGGACATTCTCGAGAGCGTCAACGCAATCATCCCAGTCGTGGACGGCAATCGTGTTTTGATCAGTGATTGCTATGACGCCGGGTCAGCGGTCTATGACATCGCCGTGAAAGATGTCAACGCCACGTTTGAGACCGTGTGGAAAGATCCAGTCGGTCGCCGGCGGTCTCAATCGTTGCGTTCGCACATGTCGACACCGATCCTTCACGAAGGCAACCTTTATGCATGCAGCGGCCGAAACGCTCCCGACAGCGATTTTCGTTGCGTCGACTTCGCCACCGGCGAAGTGAAGTGGACGGCTCTGGATCGACGACGTAGCACCGCGACACGGTTCGGCGACGTGCTGCTGGTTCTGAGGGAGACCGGTTCGCTGCATATCATTCGGGCGACACCGGACCAGTTCGAAGAGCTAGCGGTCTGGGAATTGGAATCCGCCGGCGGCGACCGCCCAGCACTCCAATTCCCCTGCTGGTCCGCCCCCGTCCTGATCGGCAATCGCATGCTGATTCGCGGCGATCGAACCGTCCTGTGCCTCTCGTTGCCAGAGCACGATCCTTCGTGA
- a CDS encoding serine hydrolase domain-containing protein, whose product MRWVSGVLCVSLVAKTLLGGVAHADEPEIPAISDAMQQFVADKEIAGAVTLVVGPDSVKHVNVVGHADVANETPLKRDALFWIASMTKPITGACVLMMQDEGKLSIDDPIAKHLPAMKNLKLADGTPANITIRHLMTHTSGMSELPRESAYTDPTLTAAAERYAELPVLFEPGTEWRYSQTGINTAARIVEVVSGLTFDRFVEERICRPLDMTDTTFYLSQEQQDRLSKTYRVIEVDGDTPKHLEETTISVLSGGTPMNRDRFPAANGGLFSTADDYAKFCQMLLRDGRANGKQLLSKSAVEQMRTICTGDIKTGFTPGNGWAIGCCVIREPQGVTKALSPGTFGHGGAHGTQVWIDPENEVAMILMVQRANFPNADASKVRQAFGEALMQAL is encoded by the coding sequence ATGCGTTGGGTATCAGGAGTGTTGTGCGTGAGTTTGGTGGCCAAGACTTTATTGGGTGGTGTCGCTCATGCGGATGAGCCCGAAATCCCCGCGATCTCGGACGCGATGCAGCAATTTGTGGCGGACAAAGAGATCGCCGGTGCGGTCACTCTGGTCGTTGGACCGGATTCGGTGAAGCATGTGAATGTCGTGGGCCACGCCGACGTCGCGAATGAAACGCCGCTGAAGCGAGACGCTTTGTTTTGGATCGCTTCGATGACCAAGCCCATCACGGGTGCTTGCGTGTTGATGATGCAAGACGAAGGCAAGCTGTCGATCGATGATCCAATCGCGAAGCACTTGCCCGCGATGAAGAACTTGAAGCTGGCGGACGGCACACCGGCGAACATCACGATTCGCCATTTGATGACGCACACCTCGGGCATGAGCGAATTGCCACGAGAAAGTGCCTACACCGATCCGACTCTGACGGCTGCCGCTGAACGATATGCCGAGTTGCCGGTGTTGTTCGAGCCGGGCACCGAGTGGCGGTACAGCCAAACCGGCATCAACACCGCCGCACGAATTGTGGAAGTCGTATCCGGCCTGACGTTTGACCGTTTTGTTGAAGAACGAATTTGTCGGCCGTTGGACATGACCGACACGACGTTCTATTTATCGCAAGAGCAACAGGATCGGTTGTCGAAAACCTATCGCGTGATTGAAGTTGACGGCGACACACCCAAGCATCTGGAAGAAACGACCATCAGCGTTTTGTCAGGTGGTACACCGATGAATCGCGACCGTTTCCCTGCGGCGAATGGTGGGCTGTTCTCAACCGCTGATGACTACGCGAAGTTCTGCCAAATGCTGTTGCGCGATGGACGCGCGAATGGCAAGCAGTTGTTGTCCAAGTCCGCTGTTGAGCAAATGCGAACCATCTGCACGGGGGACATCAAGACTGGTTTCACACCAGGCAACGGATGGGCAATCGGTTGCTGCGTGATTCGCGAACCGCAAGGCGTGACCAAGGCTCTTTCGCCCGGAACCTTCGGCCATGGTGGTGCTCATGGAACGCAGGTTTGGATCGATCCGGAGAATGAAGTGGCGATGATCCTGATGGTCCAGCGAGCCAATTTTCCGAACGCCGATGCCTCCAAGGTACGGCAAGCGTTCGGCGAAGCGTTGATGCAAGCTTTGTAG
- a CDS encoding YggS family pyridoxal phosphate-dependent enzyme, whose protein sequence is MAEPISKQQMACDEATAKSLIADNWHAVRQSVSETAERCGRAADSVRVVGVTKYVDAEITSWLVEAGCHDLGENRPQLLESKFQTLDDADIRWHQIGNLQRNKVRRLLPAEPLVHAIASERLLDTLHSESLLQSRSIDGLIEINVSEEEAKTGLPINQLEPLLVHWQSLEDSSNAGLQIKGLMAMAGWGTNESAAAKQFAKLRELRDQMESATGVSLPELSMGMSGDYPAAIAEGATLVRIGTRLFQGVLPTG, encoded by the coding sequence ATGGCTGAACCAATCTCAAAACAACAGATGGCGTGCGACGAAGCGACTGCGAAATCTCTGATTGCGGACAACTGGCATGCGGTCCGGCAATCAGTTTCCGAAACCGCCGAACGGTGCGGGCGTGCTGCCGACAGCGTCCGCGTGGTCGGCGTCACGAAATACGTTGATGCTGAGATCACGAGTTGGCTGGTCGAAGCGGGATGCCATGACCTGGGCGAAAATCGGCCTCAGCTATTGGAGAGCAAGTTTCAAACGCTCGATGATGCCGACATTCGCTGGCACCAAATTGGGAATTTGCAACGCAACAAAGTCCGCCGCTTGCTTCCCGCGGAACCGCTCGTTCACGCGATTGCGAGTGAACGGTTGCTCGATACATTGCACTCCGAAAGCTTGCTTCAATCACGATCGATCGATGGCTTGATCGAGATCAATGTCAGCGAAGAAGAAGCCAAGACCGGGTTGCCGATCAACCAACTGGAACCACTCTTGGTTCACTGGCAAAGCCTCGAGGACAGCTCCAACGCGGGGCTGCAAATCAAAGGCCTGATGGCGATGGCGGGCTGGGGCACCAACGAGTCCGCTGCCGCCAAACAGTTTGCCAAACTGCGAGAACTTCGCGATCAAATGGAATCCGCCACGGGAGTTTCGCTTCCGGAATTGTCGATGGGGATGAGTGGAGACTATCCCGCTGCGATCGCCGAAGGTGCCACGCTCGTCCGCATCGGCACGCGGCTGTTTCAAGGCGTGTTGCCGACTGGTTGA
- a CDS encoding response regulator transcription factor — protein MSFSDPNSGHDGVLPYPSPSEVCTSETVGAESILLVDDTVVLRERMAVAMQSRGFRVSMAGNYDEAVAVFSQSPTDLAVLDLRMPGRSGLDLLRRLLEIKPDCRILMLSGFGSIPASIDAVRAGAVNFLSKPADTDDILSAFIRGEGQNVPEGGLAFPAPSLARNEWEHIHRVLSDCGNNISEAARRLGIHRRSLQRKLRKRAPEDPKTPGADEVFEDDED, from the coding sequence ATGAGTTTCTCTGATCCAAATAGCGGCCACGACGGTGTGCTGCCTTATCCCAGTCCATCGGAGGTTTGCACGTCCGAAACCGTCGGGGCGGAAAGCATCCTGTTGGTCGATGACACGGTCGTGCTTCGCGAACGGATGGCGGTGGCAATGCAAAGCCGCGGTTTTCGCGTCTCGATGGCTGGCAACTACGACGAAGCCGTGGCTGTGTTCAGCCAATCACCCACGGACTTGGCGGTGCTGGATTTGCGGATGCCAGGGCGCAGCGGTCTCGATCTGTTGCGGCGATTGCTCGAGATCAAACCGGATTGTCGCATTCTGATGTTGTCTGGCTTCGGCAGCATTCCCGCGTCCATCGATGCGGTGCGAGCCGGTGCGGTCAACTTTCTCAGCAAGCCCGCTGACACCGACGACATTCTGTCCGCGTTCATTCGTGGCGAAGGGCAAAACGTTCCCGAAGGCGGCTTGGCTTTCCCCGCACCATCGCTTGCGAGAAACGAGTGGGAACACATCCATCGCGTGCTCTCGGATTGCGGCAACAACATTTCGGAAGCTGCCCGCCGACTCGGCATTCACCGTCGTTCGCTTCAACGCAAACTTCGCAAGCGTGCTCCCGAGGACCCCAAGACACCCGGTGCGGACGAAGTGTTCGAAGACGACGAGGATTGA
- the arfB gene encoding alternative ribosome rescue aminoacyl-tRNA hydrolase ArfB, with protein MVEPEAMADLPVTSRFIIAEADLNWSASRSGGPGGQNVNKVNSKVTLRWKPVVQTGFDEFWCKRFVTQFGTRINKEGEMVLHSEATRDQSRNLADARERLVSMLLGCRLPPKKRNATRPTLGSKRRRLEGKRQQSEKKRLRGKPRFDD; from the coding sequence ATTGTAGAACCTGAGGCCATGGCTGATTTACCCGTAACAAGTCGTTTTATCATTGCCGAAGCGGACCTGAATTGGTCGGCGTCGCGAAGTGGCGGTCCGGGCGGACAGAACGTCAACAAAGTCAATTCCAAAGTGACGCTGCGTTGGAAGCCGGTCGTTCAGACCGGATTTGATGAATTTTGGTGCAAACGTTTTGTCACGCAGTTTGGGACTCGCATCAATAAAGAGGGCGAAATGGTCCTGCACAGCGAGGCGACGCGGGATCAATCTCGAAATCTTGCCGACGCTCGCGAGCGGTTGGTCTCGATGTTGCTGGGTTGTCGTTTGCCCCCCAAAAAACGAAACGCGACGCGGCCGACGCTGGGAAGTAAGCGGCGCCGGTTGGAAGGAAAACGCCAGCAATCTGAGAAGAAACGTCTGCGTGGAAAACCTCGCTTCGACGATTGA
- a CDS encoding DUF3859 domain-containing protein, with protein MKREPSLAKKKIQTRMRTFGIHSKWDGESKELPRFIRSTTTIPARVDVEFGFIVNIKGAKNQELVFCIDHPGIKDERGKTREPFDGSVYVKTNDWNFYLGDTIWDPIEDKLGPWQMWLELDGNIIAEKTFDVVSAADVAEAS; from the coding sequence ATGAAGCGAGAACCATCGTTGGCGAAGAAGAAAATCCAGACGCGAATGCGCACCTTTGGAATTCACTCCAAGTGGGATGGTGAATCCAAAGAGCTCCCACGGTTCATTCGCAGCACCACAACCATTCCGGCACGTGTCGACGTTGAATTTGGATTCATCGTCAACATCAAGGGAGCCAAGAATCAGGAACTGGTCTTCTGCATCGATCATCCCGGCATCAAGGACGAGCGAGGCAAAACCCGCGAGCCCTTCGATGGTTCCGTGTACGTCAAAACCAACGACTGGAACTTCTACTTGGGCGACACAATATGGGACCCCATCGAAGACAAATTGGGCCCCTGGCAAATGTGGCTGGAACTCGATGGCAACATCATCGCCGAGAAAACATTCGATGTTGTCTCGGCCGCGGATGTGGCAGAGGCTTCTTAA
- a CDS encoding vWA domain-containing protein produces MDTPQPNSDSPSRDRRDPVGGVIHAYQKYDPVAFPPPSQPPPDLVSPAFEQALMYGNFHELSEEDLANAVKLDPSQIAGLGPSIDFLKALLEDRKRKILETYEARTVQKKARKAFNQAAKKVQPPAKMEKLFRMAVNQEQPFMIERLWYQTGDDNGDLARNLLATGSAMEDKHNIEELATKYDFIGSESMSVRKALEIKEELEKIDELLQQLEEAEKSAQIGVIDMEMLSEFAQPGDMEQLEDMRRQVENLMREQAERQGLERNKDGSGFRLTPQAYKIFQGRLLEQIFSELDPSRTGRHEGNVVGEGAVELQQTKPYEFGDSVANLDLPQTIINALLRQKDERPLRLHGDDIVVHKTRNHPKAATAVIMDMSGSMRYEGQYINVKRMALALQGLINSEYPGDFLKFIEMYTFAKLRTPGEIIECMPKQVTIHDPWVRLKCDMSNPDISEHEIHPHFTNIQHALQMARQNLATCDTPNRQVVLITDGLPTAHFEGEWLYMLYPPDPQTEEATMREAQLCAKEGITINIFLIPSWSQSEEDIRFAYRMAQSTRGRVFFTSGKNLDRFVLWDYVNNRRSIIA; encoded by the coding sequence ATGGACACTCCCCAACCCAATTCCGACTCGCCGTCTCGCGACCGACGCGATCCCGTGGGTGGGGTGATCCACGCCTATCAAAAGTACGATCCGGTCGCGTTTCCTCCGCCCAGCCAACCGCCGCCGGATCTCGTGTCGCCCGCGTTCGAACAAGCGTTGATGTACGGCAACTTTCATGAGTTGTCTGAAGAGGACCTCGCCAACGCAGTCAAACTCGACCCCAGCCAGATCGCGGGTTTGGGACCGAGCATCGATTTCTTGAAAGCGTTGCTGGAGGATCGCAAACGCAAAATCTTAGAAACGTACGAAGCTCGGACGGTCCAGAAAAAAGCTCGCAAGGCGTTCAACCAAGCCGCCAAGAAAGTGCAGCCACCCGCCAAGATGGAAAAGCTTTTTCGCATGGCGGTCAATCAAGAACAACCTTTCATGATCGAACGCCTGTGGTACCAAACCGGCGACGACAACGGGGACCTCGCTCGCAATTTGTTGGCGACCGGTTCGGCGATGGAAGACAAACACAACATCGAAGAACTGGCGACGAAGTACGACTTCATTGGCAGCGAATCCATGTCGGTCCGCAAGGCACTCGAGATCAAAGAGGAACTCGAGAAGATCGACGAGTTGCTGCAGCAATTGGAAGAGGCCGAGAAGTCCGCTCAGATCGGCGTGATCGACATGGAAATGCTGAGCGAGTTTGCTCAACCGGGCGACATGGAACAGCTCGAGGACATGCGACGCCAAGTGGAAAACCTGATGCGAGAGCAAGCCGAACGTCAGGGTTTGGAACGCAACAAAGATGGATCTGGTTTTCGCCTGACACCGCAAGCCTACAAAATCTTTCAGGGTCGTTTGCTGGAGCAGATCTTCAGTGAACTCGATCCATCGCGGACTGGTCGCCACGAAGGCAACGTGGTCGGCGAAGGAGCCGTTGAACTGCAGCAGACCAAACCCTATGAGTTCGGTGATAGCGTCGCCAACTTGGATTTGCCGCAGACGATCATCAACGCATTGTTGCGGCAGAAGGACGAACGTCCACTGCGATTGCACGGCGACGACATCGTGGTCCACAAGACTCGCAATCACCCCAAGGCCGCCACGGCGGTGATCATGGACATGAGCGGCTCGATGCGGTACGAGGGCCAGTACATCAACGTCAAACGCATGGCGTTGGCACTGCAAGGATTGATCAACAGCGAGTACCCCGGTGACTTTCTGAAGTTCATTGAGATGTACACGTTCGCGAAACTGCGAACTCCTGGTGAGATCATCGAGTGCATGCCAAAGCAGGTCACCATTCATGATCCATGGGTTCGTCTGAAATGCGACATGAGCAACCCGGACATCAGTGAACACGAGATCCATCCGCACTTCACCAACATTCAACACGCGTTGCAAATGGCGAGGCAAAACTTGGCCACCTGCGACACGCCCAATCGGCAAGTCGTGCTGATCACCGACGGATTGCCAACCGCGCACTTCGAAGGCGAGTGGTTGTACATGCTGTATCCGCCTGACCCGCAAACCGAAGAAGCGACGATGCGGGAAGCCCAACTTTGTGCAAAGGAGGGGATCACAATCAACATCTTCTTGATCCCAAGTTGGTCGCAGAGCGAAGAGGACATTCGGTTCGCCTACCGAATGGCCCAATCGACTCGCGGGCGAGTGTTCTTCACCAGCGGAAAGAACCTCGATCGGTTCGTGCTTTGGGACTACGTCAACAACCGACGCAGCATCATCGCCTGA
- a CDS encoding UvrB/UvrC motif-containing protein — protein MKRARHLDDLLRNWEFDPSSLNVRLIKGKDDRDVIQMRVDMGVLQLETTGRPDGELIESSETYLQHLQMTRLENPDAELSEKDCNEIDREFMQFYHRRICWLRLQFYHRAVMDADHTLRLMDLCEEMSDDPEWISSHEQYRPFVLFHRTQAEALGELEENTPEEAIQAINRGLDTLREFFVKHEAEEHFDEDELIVRLVDLRESLRNEYSVGQTLRERLDAAVQDEKYELAAKLRDELTRRETH, from the coding sequence ATGAAGCGTGCTCGGCATCTTGACGACCTACTTCGCAATTGGGAATTCGATCCCAGTTCGCTCAACGTCCGCCTGATCAAAGGCAAAGATGATCGAGATGTCATCCAGATGCGAGTGGACATGGGCGTCCTCCAACTGGAAACGACCGGGCGTCCAGATGGCGAATTGATCGAGTCCAGCGAAACATACCTGCAGCACTTGCAGATGACTCGGCTGGAAAATCCCGATGCGGAACTTTCCGAAAAAGACTGCAATGAAATCGATCGCGAATTCATGCAGTTCTATCACCGCCGAATTTGCTGGTTGAGATTGCAGTTCTATCACCGAGCCGTGATGGACGCGGATCACACGCTGCGATTGATGGATTTGTGCGAGGAAATGTCGGACGATCCCGAGTGGATCTCGTCGCATGAACAATATCGACCTTTCGTGTTGTTCCATCGCACGCAAGCGGAAGCTCTCGGGGAACTGGAAGAGAATACGCCCGAGGAAGCCATCCAGGCAATCAATCGCGGTTTGGACACGCTGCGTGAGTTTTTCGTCAAGCACGAAGCCGAAGAGCACTTCGACGAAGATGAATTGATCGTGCGATTGGTCGATCTTCGTGAATCGCTCCGCAACGAATACTCCGTTGGACAAACGCTGCGTGAACGGTTGGACGCTGCGGTGCAAGATGAGAAATACGAGTTGGCAGCCAAGCTGCGTGACGAGCTGACTCGTCGCGAAACCCACTGA
- a CDS encoding adenylosuccinate synthase, with the protein MSGTCVIGLQWGDEAKGKLVDLLAPRFDWVVRYQGGANAGHTVVAGDETYKLHHIPSGILHSDVQNVITPGVVINPTTMLQEIDGLQARGIDVFENLKVSERAHLVMPWHMIEDATINATAVRGESIGTTNRGIGPCYRDKVGRTHAIRMIDLIEGSRDERISTVATQKQALLKNLGASQEELDSIAPEKMVALAASWAERLAPMIADTTDMVLDAAEANQKMLFEGAQGALLDIDHGTYPFVTSSNSSGVGVCAGAGVPPKWIDQVLGVCKAYSTRVGGGPFPSELEDETGEKIRKLGNEFGTTTGRPRRCGWFDAVAVRYTARLSGVTRLALMMMDVLAHFDELKVCVAYELDGKEIHRVPAHAEQLRRCKPIYETIQGWNTPVDDARSVDDFPPLALAYVKRIEELVGIPVGVLSVGPDRAQTIFTEESKAMNL; encoded by the coding sequence TTGTCCGGTACTTGTGTCATTGGTCTGCAGTGGGGCGACGAAGCCAAAGGCAAACTCGTCGACTTGCTGGCGCCGCGTTTTGATTGGGTTGTCCGCTATCAAGGCGGAGCCAACGCTGGGCACACCGTCGTTGCCGGGGATGAAACCTACAAACTGCACCACATCCCATCCGGGATCCTGCACAGCGACGTTCAAAACGTCATTACGCCTGGCGTCGTGATCAATCCCACCACGATGTTGCAGGAGATCGATGGCTTGCAAGCTCGCGGGATCGACGTCTTCGAAAACCTGAAGGTCAGCGAACGAGCTCACTTGGTGATGCCGTGGCACATGATCGAAGACGCGACGATCAACGCGACCGCTGTTCGCGGCGAATCAATTGGCACCACGAACCGTGGCATCGGCCCGTGCTACCGGGACAAAGTCGGACGCACCCACGCGATTCGAATGATCGACTTGATCGAAGGTTCGCGTGACGAACGTATCTCGACCGTCGCGACACAAAAGCAAGCGTTACTGAAGAACTTGGGTGCTTCCCAGGAAGAGCTTGATTCGATCGCACCTGAGAAAATGGTCGCCTTGGCGGCTTCTTGGGCCGAGCGTTTGGCTCCGATGATCGCCGACACGACCGACATGGTCTTGGACGCTGCCGAAGCCAACCAAAAGATGCTGTTCGAAGGTGCTCAAGGTGCGTTGCTGGACATCGATCACGGAACCTACCCGTTTGTGACCAGCAGCAATTCGTCGGGCGTTGGCGTTTGTGCCGGTGCGGGCGTGCCACCAAAGTGGATCGATCAAGTTCTCGGCGTGTGCAAGGCTTACAGCACACGCGTTGGCGGCGGTCCCTTCCCGAGCGAATTAGAAGACGAAACGGGCGAGAAGATTCGCAAGCTTGGAAACGAGTTTGGAACGACCACCGGACGCCCGCGTCGTTGTGGTTGGTTCGATGCCGTTGCCGTTCGATACACCGCTCGATTGTCCGGCGTGACTCGTTTGGCGCTCATGATGATGGACGTGTTGGCTCACTTTGATGAGCTCAAAGTCTGCGTCGCGTACGAGTTGGATGGAAAAGAAATCCATCGCGTGCCAGCACACGCGGAACAGCTTCGTCGTTGCAAACCGATCTACGAAACGATCCAAGGTTGGAACACACCCGTTGATGACGCTCGCTCGGTGGATGACTTCCCGCCACTGGCCCTCGCGTACGTCAAACGCATCGAAGAGTTGGTCGGCATCCCAGTTGGTGTGTTGTCAGTTGGTCCTGACCGTGCCCAGACCATCTTCACCGAAGAATCCAAAGCGATGAACCTGTAG
- a CDS encoding sensor histidine kinase: MPLIAPAPLGSSTWLLQLRTFAIVGQLITILFARLLTPTSLPIGALLILVIFTAITNGAYGWWLSRAERNRVKSFGESATDPDVALSPATLSSGALGSGAVSQSLDSQANLLGEFKSETPLRLAFVLMAMDLITLTAMLYLTGGADNPFSLFYFVNIAIGGVILTAPLTWTLTGLAMLGYVTLLIDSRPVAGLTIQPAQTPDWLIATLDLRDCGLLFAFVTCATVLAYFVTRISRQLRLREQDLRRSQSERADAMRLEGLTTLAAGAAHELASPLSAIDVACRELTRHLEDIPKPKSVDEDLSLIDGQLLMCRQILSRMRAASGDTAAQRWNRTTLGDLIDTALEGIRDPHRVEVLEPDEDASWEEQPMWLPEEAVAQAIRNLIHNGLDASDSAQFVTVEPIVEGQDVRLEVRDQGLGMSDDVLDRAGDPFFTTKEPGRGIGLGLFLTRNVITRLGGTLKFESTPGMGTVATVRLPLPKE, from the coding sequence ATGCCGTTGATCGCACCCGCGCCCTTGGGGTCGTCGACGTGGTTGTTGCAACTGCGGACATTTGCGATCGTCGGCCAGCTCATCACGATCCTCTTCGCTCGACTGCTCACGCCGACGTCGTTGCCAATCGGCGCTTTGTTGATATTGGTGATCTTCACTGCGATCACCAATGGGGCCTACGGTTGGTGGCTTTCGCGAGCGGAACGCAATCGAGTCAAGTCATTCGGCGAATCCGCGACCGATCCCGATGTCGCCCTGAGTCCCGCCACATTGAGTTCGGGGGCCCTTGGTTCAGGTGCTGTGTCGCAAAGTTTGGACTCGCAAGCCAACTTGCTAGGCGAATTCAAATCGGAAACGCCGCTGCGATTGGCGTTTGTTCTGATGGCGATGGACCTGATCACGCTCACCGCGATGTTGTATTTGACCGGTGGAGCCGACAACCCGTTCAGCCTGTTCTACTTCGTCAACATTGCGATCGGCGGAGTCATCTTGACCGCTCCGCTGACGTGGACGCTGACGGGTTTGGCAATGCTGGGCTATGTCACGTTGCTGATCGATTCTCGGCCCGTGGCTGGGTTGACGATCCAGCCCGCTCAGACTCCCGATTGGCTGATCGCAACGCTAGATTTGCGAGATTGCGGATTGCTGTTTGCGTTCGTGACCTGTGCGACGGTGCTGGCCTATTTTGTGACTCGGATTTCGCGTCAGTTGCGTCTTCGGGAACAAGACCTTCGCCGCAGCCAATCGGAACGGGCCGACGCGATGCGATTGGAAGGATTGACGACGCTCGCCGCGGGGGCGGCTCATGAATTGGCGTCGCCGTTGTCTGCAATCGATGTGGCTTGCCGTGAGTTGACTCGCCACTTGGAAGACATTCCCAAACCCAAGTCCGTTGACGAAGACTTGTCATTGATCGACGGCCAATTGTTAATGTGCCGCCAAATCCTTTCGCGAATGCGTGCGGCTTCGGGGGACACCGCGGCTCAGCGATGGAACCGAACCACGCTGGGCGATTTGATCGACACCGCTCTCGAAGGCATTCGTGATCCGCACCGGGTTGAGGTTTTGGAGCCTGACGAAGACGCGTCGTGGGAAGAGCAACCGATGTGGTTGCCCGAGGAGGCCGTTGCCCAAGCGATTCGAAATTTGATTCACAACGGATTGGACGCCAGCGACTCGGCGCAGTTCGTCACGGTGGAACCGATCGTCGAAGGCCAGGACGTTCGACTGGAAGTTCGCGATCAAGGGCTGGGGATGTCCGACGATGTGCTCGATCGGGCCGGTGATCCGTTCTTCACCACCAAGGAACCTGGCCGCGGAATTGGGCTGGGATTGTTTTTGACTCGCAACGTGATCACGCGGCTTGGCGGGACGTTGAAGTTCGAAAGCACACCGGGAATGGGCACCGTCGCGACCGTTCGATTGCCGCTGCCGAAGGAATGA